Proteins from a single region of Natrinema amylolyticum:
- a CDS encoding M24 family metallopeptidase, protein MTAVRDQKLTRLDEYMAERELTELWFLRPENFAWLTGGGNSTVDRAADVGVAALGYDGTDVRALTSNNEADRFREDELPSGVPVETFDWHESSLGEAVARASVDRAGADVPTVPGLEPVDASQLRLPFTEHDRQVLERAGRATADAVETVAREVSPDDTERAAAGRLRDELWQRGLESPVVLVGGAERSQRHRHFTPTDEPLGDYALLTVVAVERGVNIAVTRTVDFDAPSWLRERHDDASRVAATAIAATRDAATTDGGTAADVFAEIERAYAAVGWEDEWRLHHQGGAIGFESREWTATPSAESPIEVPAPYAWNPTVQGAKTEDTVLISPTDVDVVTDTGSWPTAEYAAVDSELRLELPTPLSR, encoded by the coding sequence ATGACGGCGGTACGCGACCAGAAACTGACGCGTCTAGACGAGTACATGGCCGAACGCGAGTTGACCGAACTGTGGTTCCTCAGGCCGGAGAACTTCGCGTGGCTCACCGGCGGTGGCAACTCGACCGTCGACCGTGCGGCGGACGTCGGCGTCGCGGCGCTGGGCTACGACGGTACCGACGTCCGAGCGCTTACGTCGAACAACGAGGCGGATCGATTCCGCGAGGATGAACTCCCGTCGGGAGTACCCGTCGAGACGTTCGACTGGCACGAGTCCTCGCTCGGCGAGGCAGTGGCGCGTGCGAGCGTCGACCGAGCCGGCGCGGACGTTCCGACGGTACCGGGCCTCGAGCCGGTAGACGCCTCCCAACTACGGCTTCCGTTCACCGAGCACGACCGGCAGGTGCTCGAGCGGGCCGGCCGAGCAACCGCCGACGCGGTCGAAACGGTCGCGCGGGAGGTCTCTCCGGACGACACCGAGCGCGCCGCGGCGGGACGCCTTCGTGATGAACTCTGGCAGCGAGGCCTCGAGTCGCCCGTCGTTCTCGTCGGCGGCGCCGAACGCTCGCAGCGACATCGACACTTCACGCCGACCGACGAGCCGCTGGGCGACTACGCGCTGCTCACCGTCGTCGCGGTCGAACGCGGCGTCAACATCGCCGTCACGCGGACCGTCGACTTCGACGCCCCCTCGTGGCTGCGCGAGCGCCACGACGACGCGAGCCGCGTCGCGGCGACGGCGATTGCGGCGACACGGGACGCTGCGACGACCGACGGCGGCACCGCCGCCGACGTCTTCGCCGAGATCGAGCGAGCGTACGCGGCCGTCGGCTGGGAGGACGAATGGCGACTGCACCATCAGGGCGGGGCTATCGGATTCGAGAGTCGAGAGTGGACCGCGACGCCGTCGGCCGAGTCTCCCATCGAAGTGCCCGCGCCGTACGCCTGGAACCCGACGGTTCAGGGGGCGAAGACGGAGGATACCGTCCTGATCTCGCCGACCGACGTCGACGTGGTCACCGATACCGGCTCGTGGCCCACCGCGGAGTACGCGGCCGTCGATTCCGAGCTGCGTCTCGAGCTGCCGACGCCGCTCTCGAGATAG
- a CDS encoding fumarylacetoacetate hydrolase family protein — MRYHRLHSGDGYRLVADDGDAIYDLTAVKPRLDTFADLAAAADIADATVDELAESLADDAPTIERGALDDSALPLIPDEVWAAGVTYEISEEAREAESGMPEMYLDVYEAERPEIFFKATPNRTVGPDDSVGIRADSAWDVPEPELGIVLYDGEIVGYTIGNDMSSRSIEGENPLYLPQAKVYDKCCSIGPCVASAESVGNPHELTMTMEISRDGETLYEGETSTGEMDRSCEELVEYWRDHNAVPGNGVLLTGTSLVPDEGFTLRPDDEVRIAIDQIGELVNTVVEV, encoded by the coding sequence ATGCGGTATCACCGACTACACAGCGGAGACGGGTATAGATTGGTCGCCGATGACGGTGACGCTATCTACGATCTCACGGCAGTCAAACCACGACTCGATACCTTTGCGGATCTCGCCGCGGCGGCGGACATCGCAGACGCGACCGTCGACGAGTTAGCCGAGTCGCTCGCGGACGACGCGCCGACCATCGAGCGCGGAGCGCTGGACGACAGCGCGCTGCCGCTGATCCCCGACGAGGTCTGGGCGGCCGGCGTTACCTACGAGATCAGTGAGGAAGCCCGCGAGGCCGAAAGCGGCATGCCGGAAATGTATCTGGACGTCTACGAGGCCGAACGGCCCGAGATTTTCTTCAAAGCGACGCCGAATCGGACCGTCGGCCCCGACGACTCGGTCGGGATCCGTGCGGACTCGGCGTGGGACGTCCCGGAGCCGGAACTCGGGATCGTCCTCTACGATGGCGAGATCGTCGGCTACACGATCGGTAACGACATGAGCAGCCGCTCGATTGAGGGCGAGAATCCGCTCTATCTTCCGCAGGCGAAGGTATACGACAAGTGTTGTTCGATCGGCCCCTGTGTCGCGTCGGCCGAAAGCGTCGGCAACCCCCACGAACTGACGATGACGATGGAGATCAGCCGCGATGGGGAGACACTCTACGAGGGCGAAACCTCGACCGGCGAGATGGACCGCTCATGTGAGGAACTGGTCGAGTACTGGCGCGATCACAATGCAGTCCCGGGGAACGGCGTTCTTCTCACTGGAACATCGCTCGTTCCGGACGAAGGGTTCACGCTCCGCCCGGATGACGAGGTGCGTATCGCCATCGACCAGATCGGCGAACTCGTGAACACGGTCGTCGAAGTGTGA
- a CDS encoding mandelate racemase/muconate lactonizing enzyme family protein, translated as MSMDYRQLSDPNAEYTMRDLSAETMGVSADRGPRDVEITDVQTTIVDGNYPWTLVRVYTDAGLVGNGESYWGAGDREIIERMAPFLEGENPLDIDRLYEHLVQKLSGEGSIAGKAISAISGIELALHDVAGKILDVPAYQLIGGKYRDEMRMYCDCHTEDEADPDACADEAERVVEDLGYDALKFDLDVPSGHEKDRANRHLRGPEIEHKAEIVEKVTERIGDRADVAFDCHWSFSSGSAHRLAERLEDYDVWWLEDPIPPENHDVQEEVTKRTSTPITVGENVYRNHGNRRLLENQAADIVAPDVPRVGGMRQTRKIADLADMYYVPVAMHNVSSPIGTMASIHVGAAIPNSLAVEYHSYELGWWSDLVEEDIIHEGYAEVPEKPGLGLTLDFDAVEEHLADGAEMFDEA; from the coding sequence CTGTCGATGGATTACAGACAGTTATCTGACCCGAACGCAGAGTATACGATGCGCGACCTCTCCGCGGAGACGATGGGCGTTTCTGCCGACCGAGGACCGCGCGACGTCGAGATCACGGACGTTCAGACCACGATCGTCGACGGCAACTACCCCTGGACGCTGGTTCGCGTCTACACCGACGCCGGTCTCGTCGGTAACGGTGAGTCCTACTGGGGCGCCGGCGACCGCGAGATCATCGAGCGCATGGCACCCTTCCTCGAGGGAGAGAACCCGCTCGATATCGACCGGCTCTACGAGCACCTCGTCCAGAAGCTCTCCGGCGAGGGGTCGATCGCCGGGAAAGCGATTTCGGCGATTTCCGGGATCGAACTCGCGCTTCACGACGTCGCCGGGAAGATTCTGGACGTGCCGGCCTACCAGCTCATCGGTGGCAAGTACCGCGACGAGATGCGGATGTACTGCGACTGCCACACCGAGGACGAGGCCGACCCCGACGCCTGCGCCGACGAGGCCGAGCGCGTCGTCGAGGATCTGGGCTACGACGCGCTGAAGTTCGACCTCGACGTCCCCTCGGGACACGAGAAAGACCGCGCGAACCGTCACCTCCGGGGCCCCGAGATCGAACACAAGGCCGAAATCGTCGAGAAAGTCACCGAGCGCATCGGCGACCGCGCCGACGTCGCCTTCGACTGCCACTGGTCGTTCAGCTCCGGCAGCGCACACCGCCTCGCCGAGCGCTTAGAGGACTACGACGTCTGGTGGCTCGAGGACCCGATCCCGCCGGAGAACCACGACGTCCAAGAGGAGGTCACCAAGCGGACCTCGACGCCGATCACCGTCGGCGAGAACGTCTACCGCAACCACGGCAACCGTCGCCTCCTCGAGAACCAGGCCGCCGACATCGTCGCGCCGGACGTCCCCCGCGTCGGCGGGATGCGCCAGACCCGGAAGATCGCGGATCTGGCGGACATGTACTACGTGCCGGTCGCGATGCACAACGTCTCCTCGCCGATCGGCACGATGGCCAGCATCCACGTCGGCGCGGCGATTCCGAACTCGCTGGCGGTGGAGTACCACTCCTACGAACTGGGCTGGTGGTCGGACCTCGTCGAAGAGGACATCATCCACGAAGGCTACGCGGAAGTGCCGGAAAAACCGGGGCTGGGCCTCACGCTCGACTTCGACGCCGTCGAGGAGCACCTGGCCGACGGTGCCGAGATGTTCGACGAAGCGTAA
- the melA gene encoding alpha-galactosidase produces MPNITFVGAGSVVFAKNLMTDLFSFEHLRDSTITLMDIDPQRLDRAAEVGETIVDYHDLPGEIRATTDRREALEGADYVFNMINVGGAEPFENEIRIPEEYGVKQAVGDTLGPGGVFRALRTAPTVIDIARDMEELCPDALLLNYTNPMAILCWAVDEATDVDVVGLCHSVQHTTAAIGRYLDVPSEELQHWVAGINHMAWYLELEHDGEDCYPALREAADDPDVYAQDPVRFDVMDHFGAFITESSHHLSEYLPYFRTDQDVIDELTPEEEFGHYTIEWMPTGRYLDHWRSYQPDLEGEFEVTEDDVALERSPEYGSRIVHSIETDEERRMNINLRNDTDAIENLPDDSCVEVPCLVDGRGIHPCSVGELPPQLAALNRSNVAVQERAVTAILERDETALRQAVKLDPLTAAELDLETIDELVDDLLAANAEYLPDLD; encoded by the coding sequence ATGCCAAACATAACATTCGTCGGCGCCGGGAGTGTCGTATTCGCGAAGAACCTGATGACGGATCTCTTCTCGTTCGAGCATCTGCGAGACAGCACGATCACGTTGATGGATATCGATCCGCAACGGTTGGATCGGGCCGCTGAGGTGGGCGAAACAATCGTCGACTATCACGACCTTCCCGGAGAGATCCGCGCCACGACCGATCGGCGCGAGGCCCTCGAGGGCGCCGACTACGTCTTCAACATGATCAACGTCGGCGGCGCGGAACCGTTCGAGAACGAGATCCGGATCCCCGAGGAGTACGGCGTGAAACAGGCTGTCGGCGACACGCTCGGTCCCGGGGGCGTCTTCCGCGCGCTGCGAACCGCCCCGACGGTGATCGATATCGCCCGCGACATGGAGGAGCTGTGCCCCGACGCGCTCCTGCTGAACTACACGAACCCGATGGCGATCCTCTGCTGGGCGGTCGACGAAGCGACCGACGTCGACGTGGTAGGCCTCTGTCACAGCGTCCAGCACACCACCGCGGCCATCGGTCGGTATCTCGACGTCCCGAGCGAGGAACTCCAGCACTGGGTGGCCGGTATCAACCACATGGCGTGGTACCTCGAACTGGAACACGACGGCGAGGACTGTTACCCGGCGCTCCGCGAGGCCGCGGACGATCCCGACGTCTACGCGCAGGATCCGGTCCGGTTCGACGTGATGGACCACTTCGGGGCGTTCATCACGGAATCGAGTCACCACCTGAGCGAGTACCTCCCGTACTTCCGGACGGACCAGGACGTCATCGACGAACTGACCCCCGAGGAGGAGTTCGGCCACTACACGATCGAGTGGATGCCGACGGGACGGTACCTGGACCACTGGCGCTCCTACCAGCCGGATCTCGAGGGCGAGTTCGAGGTCACCGAGGACGACGTCGCGCTCGAGCGCTCCCCCGAGTACGGCTCGCGGATCGTCCACTCGATCGAGACAGACGAGGAGCGGCGCATGAACATCAACCTCCGGAACGACACCGATGCGATCGAGAACCTCCCCGACGATTCGTGCGTGGAGGTGCCGTGTCTGGTCGACGGCCGGGGGATTCACCCCTGTTCCGTCGGCGAGCTACCGCCGCAGCTCGCGGCGTTGAACCGGTCGAACGTCGCCGTCCAGGAACGCGCGGTGACCGCGATACTCGAGCGAGACGAGACCGCGCTGCGCCAGGCCGTGAAACTCGATCCGCTCACGGCGGCCGAACTCGATCTCGAGACCATCGACGAGCTGGTCGACGATCTGCTGGCCGCGAACGCCGAGTATCTCCCCGATCTAGATTGA
- a CDS encoding IclR family transcriptional regulator: MAEPKHPVRTVDRAMEIVEIIQELDGAGVSEIAEQVDIGKSAVHNHLNTLVNREYLVKEGDEYHIGLSFLGLGAYARDRTEIYETARSEIDKLATETGELANLLVEKNGMGIYLYQAQGQNAVELDTHEGKQVRLHCTGLGKSILAFRPEEEVSEMLDKHGMPEMTDKTITDREQLFDELEQIRERKYSIDREERLAGLCCVAAPITDGQERSIGAISVACPVHRISEERFYEELPDAVLGTANVIELEHNYS; the protein is encoded by the coding sequence ATGGCAGAACCGAAACACCCGGTCCGGACGGTCGACAGAGCGATGGAGATCGTCGAGATCATCCAGGAACTCGACGGTGCGGGCGTCTCCGAGATCGCCGAACAGGTCGATATCGGCAAGAGCGCGGTCCACAACCATCTGAACACGCTCGTCAACAGGGAGTACCTCGTCAAGGAAGGCGACGAGTACCACATCGGCCTCTCCTTCCTCGGACTCGGCGCGTACGCTCGAGACCGGACCGAGATTTACGAGACGGCTCGATCCGAAATCGACAAACTCGCCACCGAAACCGGCGAGTTGGCGAACCTCCTCGTCGAGAAAAACGGGATGGGGATCTACCTCTATCAGGCGCAAGGCCAGAACGCCGTCGAGTTGGACACCCACGAGGGCAAGCAGGTCAGGCTTCACTGTACGGGGCTCGGCAAATCCATCCTCGCGTTTCGCCCCGAAGAGGAGGTCTCCGAAATGCTCGACAAGCACGGCATGCCCGAGATGACGGACAAGACGATTACGGACCGCGAACAACTGTTCGACGAACTCGAGCAGATTCGGGAGCGAAAGTACTCGATCGACCGCGAGGAGCGCCTCGCCGGCCTGTGTTGTGTCGCCGCCCCGATTACGGACGGACAGGAGCGGAGTATCGGTGCCATCAGCGTCGCCTGCCCGGTCCATCGTATCAGCGAGGAGCGGTTCTACGAGGAACTGCCCGACGCCGTGCTCGGGACTGCAAACGTCATCGAACTCGAGCACAACTACTCGTAG
- a CDS encoding sialidase family protein — protein MTTDRNRNGNALYTPPEGAPGSGAMYPRVVRLEHDDSEGETLLATFERYGSGDDEAEQPFFPLYRSLDGGETWSRFSEIRDTRNGWGLRYQPTLFELSESIGSWSAGTILAAGNSIPDDRSRTKIDVYASEDGGRNWSFVSTVATGGKAVPQVGATPVWEPEFAIDADGNLVCYFADERHREEGYNQLVGHRVSSDGGRTWDEQVFDVAIPGGEERPGMPVVTKLPDGSYAMAFEIVGPTYDGGIFVKTSPDGRSWGEPADIGSPVRTAEGYQLTNGPYITWTAAGGEEGTVLVSGKTLRDREGQQAPGSGQTLLATTDLSGFDSWTAVSAPLQFDDAIDVGHQAVGWTTPLLPSRDGERLLELTSTSVGDEERCAISYATEPLDLC, from the coding sequence ATGACGACTGACAGGAACCGGAACGGGAACGCCCTCTATACGCCACCGGAGGGCGCGCCCGGTTCCGGCGCGATGTATCCCCGCGTCGTTCGCCTCGAGCACGACGACTCCGAGGGTGAGACGCTGCTCGCGACCTTCGAGCGGTACGGGAGCGGCGACGACGAGGCGGAGCAGCCGTTCTTCCCGCTTTACCGCAGTCTCGACGGAGGTGAAACATGGTCGCGATTCTCCGAAATCCGCGACACGCGGAACGGCTGGGGGCTCCGGTATCAACCGACGCTGTTCGAACTATCCGAATCGATCGGCTCCTGGTCGGCCGGGACGATACTGGCCGCGGGGAACTCCATTCCGGACGACCGATCGAGGACGAAAATAGACGTCTACGCCAGCGAGGACGGCGGCCGGAACTGGTCGTTCGTCAGCACGGTCGCCACCGGTGGAAAGGCCGTTCCTCAAGTCGGTGCAACGCCGGTCTGGGAGCCCGAGTTCGCGATCGACGCCGACGGGAACCTCGTCTGTTACTTCGCCGACGAACGCCACCGCGAGGAGGGGTACAACCAGCTCGTCGGCCACCGCGTCTCCAGCGACGGCGGTCGAACGTGGGACGAGCAGGTCTTCGACGTCGCGATACCCGGCGGCGAAGAGCGACCGGGGATGCCCGTCGTGACGAAACTCCCCGACGGCAGCTACGCGATGGCCTTCGAAATCGTCGGGCCGACGTACGACGGCGGGATCTTCGTCAAGACCTCGCCGGACGGTCGGTCGTGGGGGGAGCCGGCGGATATCGGGTCTCCGGTACGGACGGCGGAGGGATACCAGCTCACGAACGGCCCCTACATCACGTGGACGGCAGCCGGCGGCGAGGAGGGAACCGTGCTCGTCTCGGGAAAGACACTGCGCGATCGAGAGGGCCAACAAGCCCCCGGAAGCGGGCAGACGCTCCTCGCCACGACTGATCTCTCGGGGTTCGACTCGTGGACGGCCGTTTCAGCGCCGCTCCAGTTCGACGACGCGATCGACGTCGGTCACCAGGCGGTCGGGTGGACGACACCCTTGCTCCCGTCGCGGGACGGCGAACGGCTGCTCGAGCTGACCTCGACGTCCGTCGGCGACGAGGAACGCTGTGCGATCAGCTACGCCACCGAACCGCTCGATCTGTGCTGA
- a CDS encoding glycoside hydrolase family 127 protein — MVRQQTSHAEPLDLSDVAVDDEFWNHYVERVRERMLEYQYEQLEDSGCLDNFRIAAGDADGEFEGFWFADTDAYKWIEAASYVLTTADEPDLEDRVDEVISLIEAAQAEDGYLNTWIAIEFPGKRWTNLSIGHELYCAGHLIEAAVAHHRATGEDSLLDVARAFADLIDEVFGPDGRQGVPGHEEIELALVKLYRVTDEDRYLDLASFFVEGRGEALEYEFEDTEDRAGSEEMWSAIESALFDDEAYDGTYAQDHAPIREQETVEGHSVRAMYYFAAAADLVLETGDAELYETLTELWRNMTQRRMYVTGGIGSTHHGERFTEDYDLPNRTSYAETCAAVGSVFWNHRMFQLSGDVQYPELVERTLYNGFLAGLSRDATEFFYANPLEVGPDGHALADENPDRFSNQRQGWFDCACCPPNAARLIASLGRYIYARATDEPAVYVNQFVGSEAALTVDDADVRLRQESALPWSGDVTLTVDAAKPTDFALRVRVPEWCTDVTATVAGESRAVDPEDGYIEVDREWDEAVELTVTFGMAPEQLVAHPAVDAASGNVALRRGPVVYCLEGVDHDRPLAQYTVPEDAAIEASHRSDLLGGVTVLEGEARVPDRGEWSDVLYRRAAETERLDTSFTAVPYYAWANRDPGEMRVWLETE; from the coding sequence ATGGTACGGCAGCAAACGTCACACGCGGAACCGTTGGATCTCAGCGACGTGGCCGTCGATGACGAGTTCTGGAACCACTACGTCGAGCGGGTCCGTGAACGGATGTTGGAGTACCAGTACGAGCAACTCGAGGACAGCGGGTGTCTCGACAACTTCCGGATCGCCGCCGGCGATGCCGACGGCGAGTTCGAGGGGTTCTGGTTCGCTGATACCGACGCCTACAAATGGATCGAGGCGGCCAGCTACGTGCTCACGACCGCTGACGAGCCAGATCTCGAGGATCGCGTCGATGAGGTGATCTCGCTGATCGAGGCCGCCCAGGCCGAGGACGGCTACCTCAATACGTGGATCGCGATCGAGTTCCCGGGAAAGCGGTGGACGAACCTCTCGATCGGTCACGAACTCTACTGCGCCGGCCACCTCATTGAGGCCGCAGTCGCCCACCACCGCGCGACGGGCGAGGACTCGCTTCTCGACGTCGCTCGGGCGTTTGCCGACCTGATCGACGAGGTGTTCGGCCCCGATGGGCGTCAGGGCGTCCCCGGCCACGAGGAGATCGAGCTCGCACTCGTGAAACTCTACCGGGTCACTGACGAGGATCGGTACCTCGATCTCGCGTCGTTCTTCGTGGAGGGACGCGGCGAGGCGCTCGAATACGAATTCGAGGACACCGAGGACCGTGCAGGGAGCGAGGAGATGTGGAGCGCCATAGAGAGCGCTCTCTTCGACGATGAAGCGTACGACGGGACGTACGCTCAGGACCACGCGCCGATCCGAGAGCAGGAGACCGTCGAGGGACATTCGGTCCGCGCGATGTATTACTTCGCCGCTGCTGCCGATCTCGTCCTCGAAACCGGAGACGCCGAACTGTACGAAACGCTGACGGAACTGTGGCGGAACATGACCCAGCGCCGGATGTACGTCACGGGCGGGATCGGGTCTACCCACCACGGCGAGCGATTCACCGAGGACTACGACCTCCCGAACAGGACTTCGTACGCCGAGACATGCGCCGCAGTCGGGAGCGTCTTCTGGAATCACCGGATGTTCCAGCTTTCCGGCGATGTGCAGTATCCCGAGCTCGTGGAGCGCACGCTCTACAACGGATTCCTCGCCGGGCTTTCCCGAGACGCGACCGAGTTCTTCTACGCCAACCCGCTCGAAGTCGGTCCGGACGGTCACGCCCTCGCGGACGAAAACCCCGACCGGTTCTCGAACCAGCGACAAGGGTGGTTCGACTGCGCGTGTTGTCCGCCGAACGCCGCCCGTCTGATCGCCTCGCTCGGGCGCTACATCTACGCTCGCGCGACCGATGAACCCGCCGTCTACGTCAATCAGTTCGTCGGGAGTGAGGCCGCTCTCACCGTCGACGACGCGGACGTCCGGCTGCGACAGGAGTCCGCCCTCCCGTGGTCCGGCGACGTGACGCTGACCGTCGACGCGGCCAAACCGACTGATTTCGCGCTCCGTGTCCGCGTCCCCGAGTGGTGTACCGACGTGACGGCGACAGTGGCGGGCGAGTCGCGCGCTGTTGATCCCGAGGATGGCTATATCGAGGTCGACCGGGAATGGGACGAGGCGGTGGAACTCACGGTCACCTTCGGAATGGCCCCTGAACAGCTAGTGGCCCACCCGGCGGTCGACGCTGCCAGCGGGAACGTCGCGCTACGGCGTGGCCCGGTCGTGTACTGTCTCGAAGGCGTCGACCACGACCGGCCGCTCGCTCAGTACACGGTGCCCGAGGACGCGGCGATCGAGGCCTCGCATCGATCCGACCTCTTGGGCGGGGTTACGGTCCTAGAGGGCGAGGCTCGAGTGCCCGACCGAGGTGAGTGGTCTGACGTGCTCTACCGTCGGGCAGCGGAGACTGAACGCCTCGATACGTCGTTCACCGCGGTTCCGTACTACGCGTGGGCGAACCGCGACCCGGGCGAGATGCGGGTCTGGCTCGAAACCGAGTGA
- a CDS encoding glycoside hydrolase family 127 protein, translating into MSSYGAPTNAITLSDVEIDDGFWSLRRERNRDVTIKYQYEQLEESGTLENFRRVAAGESGGFQGMWFQDSDAYKWIEGASYVLAQRDDPELEANVDEVISLIADAQQPDGYLNTYFSLVEPENRWTNLHMMHELYCAGHLIEAAVAHYRATEKETLLDVAIDFADLVDDVFGDEIEGVPGHEEIELALLKLYRVTGTDRYLDLAKYFIDLRGKDDRLAWEIDNPETLGGAEYDDGGVISAARDVFTHEDGTYDGRYAQAHEPLREQETVEGHSVRAMYLFAAATDLAIETGEDELIEALEGLWTNMTTKRMYVTGGLGPEEAHEGFTTDYDLRNDAYAETCAAIGSIYWNQRLFELTGEAKYADLIERTLYNGFLAGVSLDGTEFFYENPLESDGHHHRKGWFTCACCPPNAARLLASLGKYVYSQRGPALYVNQYVGGSVTTTVDGATVELSQDSSLPWSSEVTIDVDADGASVPLRLRIPKWAESSTVTVNGDSVDVPSEGYLEVEREWDDGRIELTFEQTVTQLEAHPEVAADAGRVALKRGPLVYCLEAVDNDRPLHQYEDPSASVSTEHRSDLLEGVTVIEGEASVPDREGWDGELYRPANETARERTEFTAVPYYAWDNRDPGAMQVWIRS; encoded by the coding sequence ATGAGTTCATACGGAGCGCCGACGAACGCGATCACGCTCTCGGACGTCGAGATCGACGACGGATTTTGGTCGCTCCGACGGGAACGAAACAGGGACGTAACGATCAAATACCAGTACGAACAACTCGAGGAGTCGGGCACGCTCGAGAACTTTCGGCGCGTCGCCGCCGGGGAGTCCGGCGGCTTTCAGGGGATGTGGTTTCAGGACTCGGACGCTTACAAGTGGATCGAAGGGGCCTCGTACGTGCTCGCCCAGCGCGACGATCCGGAACTCGAGGCGAACGTCGACGAGGTGATTTCGCTGATCGCCGACGCACAGCAGCCCGACGGCTACCTGAACACGTACTTCTCGCTGGTCGAACCCGAGAATCGGTGGACGAACCTTCACATGATGCACGAGCTCTACTGTGCCGGCCATCTGATCGAGGCCGCGGTCGCCCACTACCGGGCGACGGAGAAGGAGACGCTGCTCGACGTGGCGATCGACTTCGCGGATCTCGTCGACGACGTCTTCGGCGACGAAATCGAGGGCGTTCCGGGCCATGAAGAGATCGAACTGGCGCTCCTGAAGCTCTACCGAGTCACCGGTACGGATCGGTATCTCGACCTCGCGAAGTACTTCATCGATCTCCGCGGGAAGGACGACCGACTCGCGTGGGAAATCGACAATCCGGAGACGCTCGGCGGCGCCGAGTATGACGACGGTGGGGTCATTTCTGCCGCACGGGACGTCTTCACCCACGAAGACGGAACGTACGACGGACGGTACGCTCAGGCCCACGAGCCGCTCCGGGAACAGGAAACCGTCGAGGGCCACTCCGTCAGGGCGATGTACCTGTTCGCGGCAGCGACGGATCTCGCCATCGAGACGGGCGAAGACGAGTTGATCGAGGCCCTCGAAGGCCTCTGGACGAACATGACCACCAAGCGGATGTACGTCACCGGCGGCCTCGGCCCCGAGGAGGCCCACGAAGGGTTCACGACGGACTACGACCTCAGAAACGATGCCTACGCCGAGACCTGTGCCGCGATCGGGAGCATCTACTGGAACCAGCGGCTGTTCGAACTCACCGGCGAGGCGAAGTACGCCGACCTCATCGAGCGGACGCTGTACAACGGCTTCCTCGCTGGCGTCTCGCTCGACGGGACCGAGTTCTTCTACGAGAACCCTCTCGAGAGCGACGGCCATCACCACCGCAAGGGATGGTTCACGTGCGCATGCTGTCCGCCGAACGCGGCCCGGCTGCTCGCGTCGCTGGGCAAGTACGTCTACAGCCAGCGGGGACCAGCGCTGTACGTCAATCAGTACGTCGGCGGTAGCGTCACGACGACGGTCGACGGCGCGACCGTCGAGCTGTCACAGGACAGTTCCCTCCCGTGGTCGAGCGAGGTTACCATCGACGTCGACGCCGACGGGGCGTCGGTACCGCTTCGCCTTCGAATTCCGAAGTGGGCCGAGTCGTCGACGGTGACGGTAAACGGCGATTCGGTCGACGTGCCGTCCGAGGGTTACCTCGAGGTCGAACGGGAGTGGGACGACGGCCGGATCGAGCTGACCTTCGAGCAGACGGTCACGCAGCTAGAGGCCCATCCCGAGGTGGCGGCCGACGCCGGACGCGTTGCACTCAAACGCGGCCCGCTCGTCTACTGCCTCGAGGCAGTCGACAACGACCGGCCGCTCCACCAGTACGAGGACCCGTCCGCTTCGGTCTCGACGGAGCATCGGTCGGACCTGCTCGAGGGAGTCACGGTCATCGAGGGCGAAGCGAGCGTCCCGGATCGGGAGGGCTGGGACGGCGAACTGTATCGTCCCGCGAACGAGACGGCTCGAGAACGGACCGAGTTCACCGCGGTGCCGTACTACGCCTGGGACAACCGTGATCCCGGTGCCATGCAGGTCTGGATCCGGTCGTAG